From Acidovorax sp. 1608163:
TTTTCATAGTCGGCCGGGGTGGCCGTCACAAAAATCGCCTGCCGCATGCGCTGCTCAAACTCCTCAAACTTGAGGGGCCGGTTGTCCATCGCTGAAGGCAGGCGAAACCCGTACTCGACCAGCGTGGTCTTGCGCGCCCGGTCGCCGTTGTACATGGCCGAGAGCTGCCCGATCATCTGGTGGCTCTCGTCCAGAAACATGAGCGAGTCTTTGGGCATGTAGTCGGTCAGCGTGCTCGGTGGATCGCCTGGCGCCGCGCCCGACAGGTGGCGCGTGTAGTTTTCAATGCCCTTGCAGTGCCCCACTTCGCTGAGCATCTCCAGATCAAACCGGGTGCGCTGCTCCAGGCGCTGGGCCTCCACCAGCTTGCCATCGGCCACCAGTTGCTGCAGGCGCTCGGCCAGCTCGATCTTGATGGTCTCCACCGCCGCCAGCACCTTGTCGCGCGGCGTCACGTAGTGGCTGCTGGGGTACACGGTAAAGCGCGGGATCTTTTGTTTGACTCGCCCCGTGAGCGGGTCGAACAGCTGCAGGCTCTCGATCTCGTCGTCAAACAACTCGATGCGGATGGCCAGCTCGGAATGTTCGGCCGGAAACACATCGATGGTGTCGCCCCGCACGCGGAACTTGCCGCGCGAAAAATCCGCCTCATTGCGCTGGTACTGCATGCGGATCAGCTGGGCGATCACATCGCGCTGGCCCAGCTTGTCACCGCTGCGCAGCGTCATCACCATGCGGTGGTAACTCTCTGGCTCACCAATACCGTAGATGGCGGACACCGTGGCCACGATGACCACATCCTTGCGCTCCATCAGGCTCTTGGTGCACGACAGGCGCATCTGCTCGATGTGTTCGTTGATGGCGCTGTCTTTTTCAATGAACAGATCGCGCTGCGGCACATAGGCCTCGGGCTGGTAGTAGTCGTAGTAGCTCACGAAGTACTCGACAGCGTTCTTGGGGAAGAACTCGCGAAACTCGCTGTACAACTGCGCCGCCAGCGTTTTGTTGGGCGCAAACACAATGGCGGGGCGGCCCATGCGGGCAATGACGTTGGCCATGGTGAAGGTCTTGCCCGAGCCCGTCACACCCAACAGCGTCTGAAACGCCTCCCCATCCCGCAGCCCCTCCACCAGCTTGGCGATGGCCTCAGGCTGGTCGCCCGCAGGCGGATACGGCTGAAACAGCTCAAAAGGCGAATCAGGAAAGCGAACGAACTCGCCCTCTTGCGCGGGCGGTATGGATTCAGTCAATTCCAGCATGGATGTCGTCAACGGTTGGTGTGGGCAGGCCGTTAAAATCGGCGGAACCCGGCACAGTACACCACGCCCGGATTCTTCGCTACTGACAACCTTTCAAGGATTTTCATGTCTCTGTTCACCGCCGTCGAAATGGCCCCCCGCGACCCCATCCTGGGTCTGAACGAACAATTCAACGCAGACACCAACCCCAACAAGGTCAACCTGGGCGTGGGCGTGTATTTCGACGACAACGGCAAGCTGCCCCTGCTGCAATGCGTGCAAGCCGCTGAAAAGGCCATGATGGACAAGCCCACCGCCCGTGGCTACCTGCCCATCGACGGCATTGCTGCCTACGACGCCGCCGTGAAGGGCCTGGTGTTCGGCGCTGAGTCCGACGTCGTCAAGAGCGGCCGCGTGGCCACCGTGCAAGCCATTGGCGGCACCGGCGGCCTGAAGATCGGCGCCGACTTCCTCAAGAAAATCAGCCCCAACGCCACCGTGCTGATTTCTGACCCCAGCTGGGAAAACCACCGCGCGCTGTTCACCAACGCCGGCTTCCCGGTGGATACCTACCCCTACTTCGACCAAAGCGCCAACGGCGGCCTGGGCGGCATCAACTTCGAAGGCATGCTGGCCAAGCTGAAGGCCGCTGCGG
This genomic window contains:
- the uvrB gene encoding excinuclease ABC subunit UvrB, with translation MLELTESIPPAQEGEFVRFPDSPFELFQPYPPAGDQPEAIAKLVEGLRDGEAFQTLLGVTGSGKTFTMANVIARMGRPAIVFAPNKTLAAQLYSEFREFFPKNAVEYFVSYYDYYQPEAYVPQRDLFIEKDSAINEHIEQMRLSCTKSLMERKDVVIVATVSAIYGIGEPESYHRMVMTLRSGDKLGQRDVIAQLIRMQYQRNEADFSRGKFRVRGDTIDVFPAEHSELAIRIELFDDEIESLQLFDPLTGRVKQKIPRFTVYPSSHYVTPRDKVLAAVETIKIELAERLQQLVADGKLVEAQRLEQRTRFDLEMLSEVGHCKGIENYTRHLSGAAPGDPPSTLTDYMPKDSLMFLDESHQMIGQLSAMYNGDRARKTTLVEYGFRLPSAMDNRPLKFEEFEQRMRQAIFVTATPADYEKTHSGQVVDQVVRPTGLVDPIVEVRPATHQVDDVLQEIRIRVEKHERVLITTLTKRMAEQLTDYLTDNGVKVRYLHSDVDTVERVEIIRDLRLGAFDVLVGINLLREGLDIPEVSLVAILDADKEGFLRAERSLIQTIGRAARNLNGRAILYADRITESMKKAMGETERRRIKQIAHNEAHGITPRSIVKRVRDLIDGVYSEKAGKDAERLEQEAMQRAQVEEMSEKDIAKEIKRLEKLMLDHARNLEFEQAARVRDQLSQLKDRAFGAHGGDSVAL